A stretch of Sphingomicrobium flavum DNA encodes these proteins:
- the infA gene encoding translation initiation factor IF-1: MAKEELLEMRGRVVELLPNAMFRVELENGHEILGHTAGKMRKNRIRVLTGDEVLVELTPYDLTKGRITYRFK, translated from the coding sequence ATGGCCAAGGAAGAACTTCTCGAAATGCGGGGTCGGGTGGTCGAACTGCTGCCCAACGCGATGTTCCGCGTCGAGCTGGAGAATGGCCACGAGATCCTGGGACACACTGCCGGCAAGATGCGCAAGAACCGCATCCGTGTGCTGACCGGTGATGAAGTCCTCGTCGAACTGACGCCCTATGACCTGACCAAGGGCCGCATCACCTACCGGTTCAAGTAA
- a CDS encoding ribonuclease E/G, giving the protein MAEWIIEEGIGETRAALVEGDDIIEARVRREGVTPAGTVIEAKLIAVAPRVTVEAGGEQFLLPRGVSGVSEGGKLFIEVTREALGGTEQWKRGLARMTDEAPRPAPPLADGSPGTIPGWEELLEEARSGIVSFDGGELRIEPTAAMTMIDVDGWLVPDKLAQMAAWASARAIRRLDIGGSTGIDFPSIEGKAERGEIGNILDMYLEKPFERTAMNGFGFVQVVRPRTRASLIELAAQRAAFEARALMRRAEAQVGATRLVAHPAVIAAILPDWQERLSRKVGGPLTLQADPKLAMSGAYAQKA; this is encoded by the coding sequence TTGGCTGAGTGGATCATCGAGGAAGGCATTGGCGAGACGCGCGCCGCTCTTGTTGAAGGCGATGACATCATCGAAGCCCGAGTCCGCCGCGAAGGCGTGACGCCCGCCGGCACCGTCATCGAAGCCAAGCTGATCGCCGTCGCCCCGCGCGTCACTGTCGAAGCGGGGGGCGAACAGTTCCTCCTGCCGCGCGGAGTAAGCGGGGTGAGCGAGGGCGGCAAGCTCTTCATCGAAGTGACCCGCGAAGCGTTGGGCGGAACGGAGCAATGGAAACGCGGCCTTGCGCGCATGACCGATGAGGCGCCCCGCCCCGCCCCGCCACTCGCCGACGGCAGCCCCGGCACCATCCCCGGCTGGGAAGAGTTGCTGGAGGAGGCGCGCAGCGGCATCGTCTCTTTCGATGGCGGCGAACTGCGGATCGAACCCACCGCCGCCATGACCATGATCGATGTCGACGGCTGGCTGGTACCCGACAAGCTGGCCCAGATGGCCGCCTGGGCCAGCGCCCGCGCCATCCGCCGCCTCGACATTGGTGGCTCGACCGGAATCGATTTTCCCTCGATCGAGGGCAAGGCCGAGCGCGGTGAGATCGGCAACATCCTCGACATGTATCTGGAAAAGCCGTTCGAGCGCACCGCAATGAACGGCTTCGGTTTCGTCCAGGTGGTGCGCCCGCGCACCCGCGCCTCGCTGATCGAACTGGCCGCCCAGCGCGCCGCCTTCGAAGCGCGCGCCCTGATGCGCCGCGCAGAAGCACAGGTCGGGGCCACCCGGCTGGTCGCGCATCCTGCGGTCATCGCCGCCATCCTCCCCGACTGGCAGGAGCGCCTGTCGCGCAAGGTCGGCGGCCCCCTGACCTTGCAGGCCGATCCCAAGCTCGCCATGTCGGGGGCCTATGCCCAAAAAGCCTAA
- a CDS encoding Maf family protein yields the protein MKLVLASASPRRSELLARIGVSPDAIDPADINEDPLPGEMPKAHALRLAEEKAAAVAPRHAQSLILAADTVVAVGRRILPKVEDEETLRACMKLLSGRRHRVLTGVAIAMPGGKMKSRVVETMIAMKRLSDEEIDYYASHGEWKGKAGGYALQGYGEVYVRHIAGSYSNVVGLPLAETRHMLKSAGFDLG from the coding sequence GTGAAGCTGGTCCTCGCCTCGGCGAGCCCTCGTCGCAGCGAGCTGCTGGCGCGCATCGGTGTGTCGCCCGATGCGATCGACCCTGCGGACATCAACGAAGATCCGCTGCCCGGCGAAATGCCCAAGGCGCATGCCCTGCGCCTGGCCGAGGAAAAGGCCGCCGCGGTCGCGCCGCGCCATGCTCAGTCGCTGATCCTCGCCGCCGATACGGTCGTCGCGGTCGGCCGCCGCATTCTCCCCAAGGTGGAGGATGAAGAGACGCTGCGCGCCTGCATGAAATTGCTGTCGGGCCGCCGCCACCGCGTGCTTACCGGCGTCGCCATTGCGATGCCGGGCGGCAAGATGAAGTCGCGCGTGGTCGAGACCATGATCGCGATGAAGCGGCTTAGCGACGAGGAAATCGACTATTATGCCAGCCATGGCGAATGGAAGGGCAAGGCCGGCGGCTATGCGCTGCAGGGCTATGGCGAAGTCTATGTCCGCCATATCGCAGGCAGCTATTCCAACGTCGTCGGCCTGCCGCTGGCCGAAACCCGCCACATGCTGAAATCGGCAGGCTTCGACCTTGGCTGA
- a CDS encoding DNA gyrase inhibitor YacG: MPKKPNSTCPDCGQPTHPDYRPFCSRGCKDRDLLNWLDEGYRIPGPAVPPQGVASEEEGG, from the coding sequence ATGCCCAAAAAGCCTAATTCTACCTGCCCCGATTGCGGCCAGCCGACCCATCCCGATTATCGCCCCTTCTGCAGCCGCGGCTGCAAGGATCGCGACCTTCTCAACTGGCTGGACGAGGGATATCGCATCCCCGGTCCCGCGGTTCCGCCGCAGGGGGTTGCAAGCGAGGAAGAGGGCGGCTAG
- a CDS encoding potassium channel family protein → MLTTLICLALVAATIAIHYEVLRFTSNNLTHLRLPPRMRIIVMLIAALISHLVHCFFYALAFLWLEAIGGFGSIDGPVGHSLGDAFYFSITSYTTLGIGDLIPTGPIRIISGVSALNGLVMVGWTASMTYLYMEKFWHLRGRSPRKKR, encoded by the coding sequence ATGCTGACGACCCTTATCTGCCTGGCCTTGGTGGCGGCGACCATCGCGATCCATTACGAGGTGCTGCGTTTCACCTCGAACAACCTCACCCATTTGCGCCTGCCGCCCCGCATGCGGATCATCGTCATGCTGATCGCAGCGCTAATCAGCCATCTTGTCCACTGCTTCTTTTATGCGCTTGCCTTCCTTTGGCTCGAAGCGATTGGCGGATTCGGCAGCATCGACGGCCCGGTCGGCCACAGCCTGGGCGATGCCTTCTATTTCTCGATCACCAGCTACACCACGCTGGGCATTGGCGATCTCATCCCCACCGGACCCATTCGCATCATCAGCGGGGTCAGCGCGCTGAACGGTCTCGTCATGGTCGGCTGGACCGCCTCGATGACATATCTCTACATGGAAAAATTCTGGCACCTGCGCGGTCGCAGCCCGCGCAAGAAGCGCTAG
- a CDS encoding alpha/beta hydrolase, which yields MPTTLMIAALLAASPPPMVPPTAMGDADVAISEGRILFLDVGPTPWGEQLETWVWLPPSYGQDESRRFPVLYMHDGQNLFDAALTNYNKEWQMDEAISRMAANGDLREWIVVGLRSPKERYLALFPEKLVDHMPPARVAALAGVTNFTEVRRDMLRGDQYLVHLTQRLKPRVDELFRTLAGADDTAVMGSSMGGLMSLYAIAEYPDVFGQAAAVSIHYPLGAPDIEDVDANVADTTAAWEKYLATTKLDPAKNRIYMDHGTATLDQYYPPYADAFDAMMAKHGWDRSNYMSRRYTGAEHDERAWAERVDIPLAFLDRKDP from the coding sequence TTGCCAACCACGCTGATGATTGCCGCCTTGCTGGCCGCCTCGCCGCCGCCGATGGTGCCGCCCACCGCCATGGGCGATGCCGATGTCGCCATCAGCGAGGGGCGCATCCTGTTTCTCGATGTCGGGCCGACGCCCTGGGGCGAGCAGCTCGAGACCTGGGTCTGGCTGCCGCCTTCCTATGGGCAGGATGAAAGCCGGCGGTTCCCGGTGCTCTATATGCATGACGGACAGAATCTGTTCGATGCCGCGCTGACCAATTACAACAAAGAATGGCAGATGGACGAGGCCATCAGCCGGATGGCCGCCAATGGCGATTTGCGCGAATGGATCGTGGTCGGCTTGCGCAGCCCCAAGGAGCGTTATCTCGCCCTCTTTCCCGAAAAGCTGGTCGATCATATGCCGCCGGCGCGCGTCGCCGCACTGGCCGGCGTGACCAATTTCACCGAAGTGCGGCGCGACATGCTGCGCGGCGATCAATATCTGGTACATCTGACCCAGCGCCTGAAACCGCGAGTGGATGAACTATTTCGCACGCTGGCAGGCGCAGATGACACCGCCGTTATGGGCTCGTCCATGGGCGGCCTGATGAGCCTTTATGCGATTGCCGAGTATCCGGACGTGTTCGGGCAGGCTGCGGCGGTGTCGATCCACTATCCGCTCGGCGCGCCCGATATCGAGGATGTGGATGCCAATGTCGCCGATACGACGGCGGCGTGGGAGAAATATCTTGCGACGACCAAGCTCGATCCCGCGAAGAACCGCATCTACATGGATCATGGCACCGCGACGCTGGACCAATATTATCCGCCTTATGCCGATGCTTTCGACGCGATGATGGCGAAGCATGGCTGGGACCGGTCCAACTATATGAGTCGCCGTTACACGGGAGCGGAGCATGATGAGCGGGCCTGGGCGGAGCGGGTCGACATCCCGCTGGCTTTCCTGGACCGCAAGGATCCCTAG
- a CDS encoding sodium-translocating pyrophosphatase, protein MNLLLIAIACGILAVLYGIITSRQVLGAPAGNERMVEVAGAIQEGAKAYLKRQYTAITVVGVVVAIVVLLFLGWVAAAGFVIGAVLSGVAGFIGMNVSVGANVRTAEAARSGLQQGLTMAFRAGAITGLLVVGLALLAVAGFFAYLIGPAAMEANADEVVIGITALALGASLVSIFARLGGGIFTKAADVGADLVGKVEAGIPEDDPRNPAVIADNVGDNVGDCAGMAADLFETYVVTVGITMVLTALLLGGVLADGLLVPLMALPLLIGGACIITSVIGTYFVKLGAGSTNVMAAMYKGFIVSAVLAIPLIYFATQYALGDMGAEMGGGDLATFTGMDLFWCSMIGLAVTGIIIYITEYYTGTNYRPVKSIAKASETGHGTNVIQGLAISLEATALPTLLFTIAIIAAFQLAGLMGLAYAATAMLSMAGMVVALDAYGPVTDNAGGIAEMAGLDDSVREKTDLLDAVGNTTKAVTKGYAIGSAALAALVLFAAYTTDLRKYFPDLTVDFSLENPYVIVGLLLGALLPYLFGAMGMTAVGRAAGDVVIDVRQQFKDKPGIMDGSQRPDYAKTVDLVTKAAIKEMIVPSLLPVLAPVVVYFLITAVAGQENGFAALGALLLGVIVSGLFVALSMTSGGGAWDNAKKYIEDGNHGGKGSEAHKAAVTGDTVGDPYKDTAGPAVNPMIKITNIVAILLLAALAGGGHGLL, encoded by the coding sequence ATGAATTTGCTTTTGATCGCGATTGCCTGCGGCATCCTTGCGGTGCTGTACGGTATCATCACCAGCCGCCAGGTGCTTGGCGCGCCGGCTGGTAACGAGCGCATGGTCGAGGTGGCCGGCGCCATTCAGGAAGGCGCGAAGGCCTATCTGAAGCGTCAGTATACCGCCATCACGGTGGTCGGTGTCGTCGTCGCCATTGTCGTTCTGCTCTTCCTCGGCTGGGTTGCAGCTGCCGGTTTCGTTATCGGCGCCGTCCTGTCGGGCGTGGCCGGTTTCATCGGCATGAACGTGTCGGTCGGCGCCAATGTGCGCACCGCCGAAGCTGCCCGCAGCGGCCTGCAGCAGGGCCTCACCATGGCTTTCCGCGCCGGTGCCATCACCGGCCTTCTGGTCGTCGGGCTGGCGCTGCTCGCAGTCGCCGGTTTCTTCGCCTACCTTATCGGTCCGGCAGCGATGGAAGCCAATGCGGATGAAGTCGTGATCGGCATCACCGCGCTGGCGCTCGGCGCCTCGCTGGTCTCCATCTTCGCCCGTCTGGGCGGCGGCATCTTCACCAAGGCCGCTGACGTCGGCGCCGACCTGGTCGGCAAGGTCGAAGCAGGCATCCCGGAAGACGATCCCCGCAACCCGGCCGTGATCGCGGACAATGTCGGCGACAATGTCGGCGACTGCGCCGGCATGGCAGCCGACCTTTTCGAAACCTATGTCGTGACCGTGGGCATCACCATGGTGCTGACCGCATTGCTGCTGGGCGGCGTTTTGGCGGACGGCCTGCTGGTGCCGCTGATGGCATTGCCGCTGCTGATTGGCGGCGCCTGCATCATCACCTCGGTGATCGGCACCTACTTCGTGAAGCTGGGAGCTGGCAGCACCAATGTGATGGCGGCCATGTATAAGGGCTTCATCGTCTCGGCCGTGCTGGCCATCCCACTCATCTATTTCGCCACGCAATATGCGCTGGGTGACATGGGCGCGGAAATGGGCGGCGGTGACCTTGCCACCTTCACCGGCATGGACCTGTTCTGGTGCTCGATGATCGGCCTCGCCGTCACCGGCATCATCATCTACATTACCGAATATTATACCGGCACCAACTATCGCCCGGTGAAGTCCATCGCAAAGGCCTCCGAAACGGGCCACGGCACCAACGTGATCCAGGGCCTGGCCATCAGCCTGGAAGCCACCGCGCTTCCCACGCTCTTGTTCACCATCGCCATCATCGCTGCCTTCCAGCTCGCCGGTCTCATGGGTCTTGCCTATGCCGCCACCGCGATGCTTTCGATGGCCGGCATGGTGGTTGCGCTGGACGCTTATGGCCCCGTCACCGACAATGCCGGCGGCATTGCCGAAATGGCCGGCCTTGATGACAGCGTGCGTGAAAAGACCGATCTTCTCGATGCGGTCGGCAACACCACCAAGGCCGTCACCAAGGGCTATGCCATCGGTTCGGCAGCGCTGGCAGCCCTCGTGCTGTTCGCCGCCTATACCACCGACCTTCGCAAATATTTCCCGGACCTGACCGTCGATTTCAGCCTGGAAAATCCCTATGTGATCGTCGGCCTGCTGCTGGGTGCTTTGCTGCCTTACCTGTTCGGTGCCATGGGCATGACCGCGGTTGGCCGCGCTGCCGGCGACGTCGTCATCGATGTGCGCCAGCAGTTCAAGGACAAGCCGGGTATCATGGATGGTTCGCAGCGTCCCGACTATGCCAAGACGGTCGACCTGGTGACCAAGGCCGCGATCAAGGAAATGATTGTGCCGTCCTTGCTGCCGGTGCTCGCCCCCGTCGTGGTCTATTTCCTCATCACCGCCGTGGCGGGCCAGGAGAACGGCTTTGCCGCGCTCGGCGCCCTGCTCCTCGGCGTGATCGTGTCGGGCCTGTTCGTCGCTCTGTCGATGACTTCGGGCGGCGGCGCGTGGGACAATGCCAAAAAATATATCGAAGACGGCAATCATGGCGGCAAGGGCAGTGAAGCCCATAAGGCTGCCGTGACCGGCGATACGGTTGGCGATCCCTACAAGGATACTGCCGGCCCCGCCGTGAACCCGATGATCAAGATCACCAACATCGTCGCGATCCTTCTGCTCGCGGCGCTGGCGGGGGGCGGCCACGGCCTGCTCTAG
- a CDS encoding alpha/beta hydrolase family protein, protein MLRLILACLLLAAEPARAQTAEPLSAEDFAAPRVWSTPRLSPDGNKIAFIMHEGEDKRIVIIDANDPQKVIRQANLGKQDLQSLRWAGNERLLVKVLGEIQLFRRFYYADRLYVYDVARDQSYEAAPEFNGTFAGNILYIDASGDWALVSGQKNQNDYPSIRRVDLATGKSAQVENQMRYVWTWFADGDGVVRAAIQGSKKNDFVLHYRDTADEKFRQTKIKLERDDDDEALVEEIFISLTDEPSVAISNFRTGRFALYEFDIAQGRLGNAVFEHPTHDIDAVMRHPKTGDVIGVSFHDEKPRIHWLDPDIAALQTKLDRALAGNANEVLSFSDDGNRLIIRSGRGSDPGLYYLFDRAAGRLDIIANPYERIDPDQLSPVQPVKYTARDGLEIEGFLTLPKGREAKNLPLILMPHGGPFARDEWGYDPEVQFLAQRGYAVFQPNFRGSTGRGRDFVEKGYGQFGSGMLNDMFDGVDWLASQGTIDPQRVCIVGSSYGGYAAMWAAITAPERLRCAASFAGVSNLNALRRHDRKMFSPTRYTTNWRDQIAGDVAALKELDEISPIEHAGRLRIPIFIAHGKDDKRVPVSQSEEMIEKLVRAGRNPDWVVYPENGHGFEKPEDHADYLKRLSTFLAEHNPAN, encoded by the coding sequence ATGCTTCGTTTGATATTGGCGTGTCTGTTGCTGGCTGCTGAGCCTGCGCGCGCGCAGACTGCCGAACCGCTGAGTGCGGAAGATTTTGCAGCGCCGCGTGTATGGAGCACGCCGCGCCTTTCGCCAGACGGCAACAAGATTGCCTTCATTATGCATGAAGGTGAGGACAAGCGCATCGTCATCATCGATGCCAACGACCCGCAAAAAGTTATCCGCCAGGCCAATCTTGGCAAGCAGGACCTCCAGTCACTGCGCTGGGCAGGGAATGAACGCTTGCTGGTCAAGGTTCTTGGCGAAATCCAGCTCTTTCGTCGCTTCTATTATGCCGACCGGCTGTACGTTTACGACGTCGCCCGCGATCAATCCTATGAGGCAGCGCCGGAATTTAACGGCACTTTCGCAGGCAATATCCTTTATATTGACGCATCGGGTGACTGGGCTCTGGTTTCGGGACAGAAGAACCAGAATGATTATCCATCCATCCGGCGGGTCGATCTGGCCACCGGCAAGTCCGCTCAGGTCGAAAACCAGATGCGCTATGTCTGGACATGGTTCGCCGATGGCGACGGCGTCGTGCGCGCCGCCATTCAGGGCAGCAAGAAGAATGACTTCGTGCTCCACTATCGCGATACCGCCGACGAAAAGTTCCGGCAAACCAAGATCAAGCTGGAACGGGACGACGACGACGAAGCGCTGGTCGAGGAGATTTTCATTTCACTAACCGACGAGCCGTCCGTCGCGATCAGCAATTTTCGCACCGGTCGCTTTGCGCTTTATGAATTCGACATAGCGCAAGGCCGTCTCGGCAATGCAGTCTTCGAACATCCCACCCACGACATCGACGCCGTGATGAGGCATCCCAAGACCGGCGACGTCATCGGTGTCAGCTTCCATGACGAGAAGCCGCGTATCCACTGGCTCGACCCCGATATTGCCGCACTTCAAACCAAGCTCGATCGCGCCCTGGCCGGCAATGCCAACGAAGTTCTTTCCTTCTCCGACGACGGCAACCGGTTGATCATTCGCTCGGGCCGCGGATCCGATCCTGGCCTTTACTATCTGTTCGACCGGGCAGCGGGACGGTTAGACATCATTGCCAACCCCTATGAGAGGATCGATCCCGACCAGTTGTCTCCCGTGCAACCGGTCAAATATACAGCGCGCGACGGATTGGAGATTGAAGGTTTTCTCACGCTGCCCAAGGGTCGCGAGGCGAAGAACCTGCCGCTCATCCTGATGCCCCACGGCGGTCCATTTGCGCGCGATGAATGGGGCTATGATCCGGAAGTGCAGTTCCTTGCGCAACGCGGCTATGCCGTCTTCCAACCCAATTTTCGCGGATCGACCGGGCGCGGCCGGGATTTTGTGGAAAAGGGCTACGGCCAGTTCGGCAGCGGCATGCTCAATGACATGTTCGACGGCGTCGACTGGCTGGCTAGCCAAGGGACCATCGACCCGCAGCGTGTTTGCATCGTCGGGTCCAGCTATGGCGGATATGCGGCAATGTGGGCGGCCATCACTGCCCCCGAGCGACTACGCTGTGCCGCCAGCTTCGCGGGGGTGAGCAATCTCAACGCGCTGCGTCGCCATGACCGCAAGATGTTCAGCCCCACCCGCTACACCACCAACTGGCGCGACCAGATTGCCGGTGATGTCGCTGCCCTCAAGGAGCTGGACGAGATTTCTCCCATCGAACATGCCGGGCGCCTGCGCATTCCCATCTTCATTGCCCACGGCAAGGATGACAAGCGCGTGCCGGTTAGCCAGAGCGAGGAAATGATCGAAAAGCTGGTGCGTGCGGGGCGCAATCCGGACTGGGTTGTCTATCCGGAAAATGGCCATGGATTCGAAAAGCCCGAAGATCATGCCGACTATCTCAAGCGCCTGTCCACCTTCCTCGCTGAGCACAATCCGGCCAACTGA
- the thiL gene encoding thiamine-phosphate kinase, whose translation MNSELNLIARLAQMARHPAARGLTDDAAHLDGLVLTHDTIAEGVHYRADDPPESVGWKLAAVNLSDLAAKGAVPAGALLSLTMGSPREGELAGDWEEAFLTGLEAACESYGLPLIGGDTIALPAGAPRVLGLTAIGRAGPSTPTRDGARAGDELWLVGTLGDAMAGLAQLIEDEAAEGTLVDIYRRPVPQLAAGQPLAPHAHGMMDVSDGLLLDAARLAMAANLRAEIALEAIPLSDAFVALRGDDHAARMFAATGGDDYALLAALPPGSGEALRKSLPSRTIFTRVGTLSHGEGLALTENGKNLPLPEQLGHEHRPA comes from the coding sequence ATGAACAGTGAACTCAACCTGATCGCCCGCCTGGCGCAGATGGCCCGGCATCCCGCCGCTCGCGGGCTGACCGATGATGCCGCTCATCTCGACGGGCTGGTGCTGACCCACGACACCATCGCCGAGGGCGTCCATTACCGCGCCGACGATCCCCCCGAAAGCGTCGGCTGGAAGCTGGCAGCGGTCAACCTGTCCGATCTTGCCGCCAAGGGCGCGGTCCCGGCGGGCGCGCTGCTCTCGCTCACCATGGGCAGCCCGCGCGAGGGCGAACTGGCTGGCGATTGGGAAGAGGCCTTCCTGACCGGGCTGGAGGCGGCCTGTGAAAGCTATGGCCTGCCGCTGATCGGCGGCGACACCATCGCCTTGCCCGCCGGGGCACCCCGCGTGCTGGGCCTCACCGCCATCGGCCGTGCCGGGCCTTCCACGCCGACCCGCGATGGCGCGCGGGCGGGCGATGAGCTCTGGCTGGTCGGCACGCTCGGCGATGCCATGGCGGGCCTTGCCCAGCTGATCGAGGATGAAGCCGCCGAGGGCACGCTGGTCGACATCTATCGCCGCCCCGTGCCCCAGCTGGCTGCCGGCCAGCCACTGGCGCCGCATGCCCATGGCATGATGGACGTGTCGGACGGCCTTTTGCTCGATGCCGCGCGGCTCGCCATGGCGGCCAACCTTCGCGCGGAGATCGCGCTGGAGGCCATTCCCCTGTCGGACGCATTCGTCGCGCTGCGCGGTGACGATCACGCGGCGCGCATGTTCGCCGCGACCGGCGGCGATGATTATGCTCTGCTGGCGGCGCTTCCGCCCGGATCGGGGGAGGCGTTAAGGAAGTCTTTACCTTCGCGCACCATCTTCACCCGGGTCGGGACATTGTCGCACGGCGAGGGATTGGCCCTTACCGAAAATGGCAAAAATCTCCCGCTGCCGGAGCAATTGGGACATGAACATCGCCCTGCCTAA
- a CDS encoding sortase domain-containing protein: MWRRVVKAGGWALALSGAALSLHAGWMPAKAEVAQILLHRAFEKGVASDEPVRPWRWADMEVVGRLSHAGLDKKEVILRGGAGQAMAFGPADIPTRNARVRMLSAHQDTHFRWLQRVEIGDRLRLETISEGAADYEIIATDIRRFDAFAFPVDPAAPLLILTTCYPFDAETPGPLRFIVWARKVEA; encoded by the coding sequence ATGTGGCGTAGGGTGGTCAAGGCGGGGGGCTGGGCGCTGGCACTTTCGGGTGCGGCGCTCAGCCTCCATGCGGGCTGGATGCCCGCCAAGGCAGAGGTCGCGCAGATCCTCCTGCACCGTGCCTTCGAAAAGGGGGTGGCGAGCGATGAACCTGTCCGCCCGTGGCGCTGGGCCGATATGGAGGTGGTGGGAAGGCTTTCGCATGCGGGGCTGGATAAGAAAGAAGTCATCCTGCGCGGCGGGGCAGGGCAGGCCATGGCCTTCGGACCTGCCGACATCCCCACCCGCAACGCCAGGGTGCGCATGCTCTCGGCGCATCAAGACACCCATTTCCGCTGGCTGCAGCGGGTCGAGATTGGCGATCGGTTGCGGCTGGAGACGATCAGCGAGGGCGCGGCGGACTATGAGATCATCGCTACCGACATCCGCCGCTTCGATGCCTTTGCCTTTCCGGTCGATCCGGCGGCGCCGCTCTTGATCCTGACGACCTGCTATCCCTTCGATGCCGAGACGCCGGGACCGCTGCGCTTCATCGTCTGGGCGCGAAAGGTCGAAGCCTGA